The Mixophyes fleayi isolate aMixFle1 chromosome 1, aMixFle1.hap1, whole genome shotgun sequence genome includes a region encoding these proteins:
- the CRLF1 gene encoding cytokine receptor-like factor 1 isoform X5 translates to MIGSSLTAACLVDSDLNLRAEDLFWTLNGRRLPAELYKILNGTALSVALNNLNGSKQQSGDNLVCHSKDGRILAGSCLYVGLAPEKPTNITCWSKNMKDLTCKWVPGSEGETYLHTNYTLKYKLRWYGRDNTCVEYHTMGQYSCHIPKDLALFTPYEIWVEASNRLGSTTSDIITLDILDVVTTDPPSDVHVSRVGDLEDQLSVRWSSPPALKDFLFQAKYQIRYRVEDSTEWKVVDDVGNQTSCRLAGLKPGTVYFVQIRCNPFGIYGSKKAGIWSDWSNPTAASTPRSERITGVCDPKSGEQNSTLRRELKQFFGWVKKHAYGCSNLSIKLYDQWRVWLQKSHKTRNQVAGQEDAKEAELRTLRKGAAKLEHRPDEDF, encoded by the exons ATGATAGGATCATCACTAACCGCAGCTTGCTTAGTGGACTCTGACTTAAACCTGAGAGCAGAGGACCTGTTCTGGACCCTTAATGGGAGGAGGCTCCCTGCAGAGCTCTATAAGATACTGAACGGCACAGCCTTGAGTGTGGCCTTGAATAACCTGAATGGATCCAAGCAGCAGTCAGGAGATAACCTGGTGTGTCACAGCAAAGACGGGAGAATCCTGGCGGGCTCATGTCTATATGTTGGAT TGGCACCAGAGAAACCAACCAATATTACGTGCTGGTCAAAGAACATGAAAGACTTAACCTGCAAGTGGGTTCCTGGGAGTGAAGGAGAGACCTACCTGCACACCAACTACACTTTGAAATACAAACTCAG GTGGTATGGCAGAGATAATACATGTGTAGAATATCATACCATGGGACAGTATTCCTGCCACATCCCTAAGGATCTTGCCCTATTTACGCCATACGAGATTTGGGTGGAAGCTTCAAACAGATTGGGATCCACAACTTCTGACATAATAACCCTGGACATTCTTGATGTGG TCACCACAGACCCACCATCAGATGTCCATGTGAGTCGAGTTGGGGACTTGGAGGATCAGCTCAGTGTACGCTGGAGTTCCCCCCCTGCTTTGAAGGACTTTTTGTTTCAAGCCAAATACCAGATCCGATATAGAGTAGAAGATAGTACAGAATGGAAG GTAGTTGATGATGTGGGTAACCAGACTTCTTGCCGCCTTGCTGGATTGAAACCGGGAACTGTCTACTTTGTTCAGATCCGGTGTAACCCATTTGGGATTTATGGGTCTAAAAAAGCAGGCATCTGGAGTGATTGGAGCAATCCAACTGCCGCCTCTACTCCAAGAAGTG AGAGGATAACGGGGGTATGCGATCCAAAGAGTGGGGAGCAGAATTCCACCCTACGACGGGAGTTGAAGCAATTCTTCGGATGGGTGAAGAAACATGCATATGGTTGCTCCAACCTTAGCATCAAGCTGTATGACCAGTGGAGGGTGTGGCTGCAGAAATCACACAAAACACGGAACCAGGTAG
- the CRLF1 gene encoding cytokine receptor-like factor 1 isoform X4, whose protein sequence is MIALVLLWICILIVNSLTHPAVITPQDPTLMIGSSLTAACLVDSDLNLRAEDLFWTLNGRRLPAELYKILNGTALSVALNNLNGSKQQSGDNLVCHSKDGRILAGSCLYVGLAPEKPTNITCWSKNMKDLTCKWVPGSEGETYLHTNYTLKYKLRWYGRDNTCVEYHTMGQYSCHIPKDLALFTPYEIWVEASNRLGSTTSDIITLDILDVVTTDPPSDVHVSRVGDLEDQLSVRWSSPPALKDFLFQAKYQIRYRVEDSTEWKVVDDVGNQTSCRLAGLKPGTVYFVQIRCNPFGIYGSKKAGIWSDWSNPTAASTPRSERITGVCDPKSGEQNSTLRRELKQFFGWVKKHAYGCSNLSIKLYDQWRVWLQKSHKTRNQVGSTR, encoded by the exons ATCCTGCTGTAATAACCCCACAAGACCCAACCCTAATGATAGGATCATCACTAACCGCAGCTTGCTTAGTGGACTCTGACTTAAACCTGAGAGCAGAGGACCTGTTCTGGACCCTTAATGGGAGGAGGCTCCCTGCAGAGCTCTATAAGATACTGAACGGCACAGCCTTGAGTGTGGCCTTGAATAACCTGAATGGATCCAAGCAGCAGTCAGGAGATAACCTGGTGTGTCACAGCAAAGACGGGAGAATCCTGGCGGGCTCATGTCTATATGTTGGAT TGGCACCAGAGAAACCAACCAATATTACGTGCTGGTCAAAGAACATGAAAGACTTAACCTGCAAGTGGGTTCCTGGGAGTGAAGGAGAGACCTACCTGCACACCAACTACACTTTGAAATACAAACTCAG GTGGTATGGCAGAGATAATACATGTGTAGAATATCATACCATGGGACAGTATTCCTGCCACATCCCTAAGGATCTTGCCCTATTTACGCCATACGAGATTTGGGTGGAAGCTTCAAACAGATTGGGATCCACAACTTCTGACATAATAACCCTGGACATTCTTGATGTGG TCACCACAGACCCACCATCAGATGTCCATGTGAGTCGAGTTGGGGACTTGGAGGATCAGCTCAGTGTACGCTGGAGTTCCCCCCCTGCTTTGAAGGACTTTTTGTTTCAAGCCAAATACCAGATCCGATATAGAGTAGAAGATAGTACAGAATGGAAG GTAGTTGATGATGTGGGTAACCAGACTTCTTGCCGCCTTGCTGGATTGAAACCGGGAACTGTCTACTTTGTTCAGATCCGGTGTAACCCATTTGGGATTTATGGGTCTAAAAAAGCAGGCATCTGGAGTGATTGGAGCAATCCAACTGCCGCCTCTACTCCAAGAAGTG AGAGGATAACGGGGGTATGCGATCCAAAGAGTGGGGAGCAGAATTCCACCCTACGACGGGAGTTGAAGCAATTCTTCGGATGGGTGAAGAAACATGCATATGGTTGCTCCAACCTTAGCATCAAGCTGTATGACCAGTGGAGGGTGTGGCTGCAGAAATCACACAAAACACGGAACCAGGTAG
- the CRLF1 gene encoding cytokine receptor-like factor 1 isoform X2, with protein sequence MIALVLLWICILIVNSLTHPAVITPQDPTLMIGSSLTAACLVDSDLNLRAEDLFWTLNGRRLPAELYKILNGTALSVALNNLNGSKQQSGDNLVCHSKDGRILAGSCLYVGLAPEKPTNITCWSKNMKDLTCKWVPGSEGETYLHTNYTLKYKLRWYGRDNTCVEYHTMGQYSCHIPKDLALFTPYEIWVEASNRLGSTTSDIITLDILDVVTTDPPSDVHVSRVGDLEDQLSVRWSSPPALKDFLFQAKYQIRYRVEDSTEWKVVDDVGNQTSCRLAGLKPGTVYFVQIRCNPFGIYGSKKAGIWSDWSNPTAASTPRSERITGVCDPKSGEQNSTLRRELKQFFGWVKKHAYGCSNLSIKLYDQWRVWLQKSHKTRNQPGRRTQRKRS encoded by the exons ATCCTGCTGTAATAACCCCACAAGACCCAACCCTAATGATAGGATCATCACTAACCGCAGCTTGCTTAGTGGACTCTGACTTAAACCTGAGAGCAGAGGACCTGTTCTGGACCCTTAATGGGAGGAGGCTCCCTGCAGAGCTCTATAAGATACTGAACGGCACAGCCTTGAGTGTGGCCTTGAATAACCTGAATGGATCCAAGCAGCAGTCAGGAGATAACCTGGTGTGTCACAGCAAAGACGGGAGAATCCTGGCGGGCTCATGTCTATATGTTGGAT TGGCACCAGAGAAACCAACCAATATTACGTGCTGGTCAAAGAACATGAAAGACTTAACCTGCAAGTGGGTTCCTGGGAGTGAAGGAGAGACCTACCTGCACACCAACTACACTTTGAAATACAAACTCAG GTGGTATGGCAGAGATAATACATGTGTAGAATATCATACCATGGGACAGTATTCCTGCCACATCCCTAAGGATCTTGCCCTATTTACGCCATACGAGATTTGGGTGGAAGCTTCAAACAGATTGGGATCCACAACTTCTGACATAATAACCCTGGACATTCTTGATGTGG TCACCACAGACCCACCATCAGATGTCCATGTGAGTCGAGTTGGGGACTTGGAGGATCAGCTCAGTGTACGCTGGAGTTCCCCCCCTGCTTTGAAGGACTTTTTGTTTCAAGCCAAATACCAGATCCGATATAGAGTAGAAGATAGTACAGAATGGAAG GTAGTTGATGATGTGGGTAACCAGACTTCTTGCCGCCTTGCTGGATTGAAACCGGGAACTGTCTACTTTGTTCAGATCCGGTGTAACCCATTTGGGATTTATGGGTCTAAAAAAGCAGGCATCTGGAGTGATTGGAGCAATCCAACTGCCGCCTCTACTCCAAGAAGTG AGAGGATAACGGGGGTATGCGATCCAAAGAGTGGGGAGCAGAATTCCACCCTACGACGGGAGTTGAAGCAATTCTTCGGATGGGTGAAGAAACATGCATATGGTTGCTCCAACCTTAGCATCAAGCTGTATGACCAGTGGAGGGTGTGGCTGCAGAAATCACACAAAACACGGAACCAG
- the CRLF1 gene encoding cytokine receptor-like factor 1 isoform X3: MIALVLLWICILIVNSLTHPAVITPQDPTLMIGSSLTAACLVDSDLNLRAEDLFWTLNGRRLPAELYKILNGTALSVALNNLNGSKQQSGDNLVCHSKDGRILAGSCLYVGLAPEKPTNITCWSKNMKDLTCKWVPGSEGETYLHTNYTLKYKLRWYGRDNTCVEYHTMGQYSCHIPKDLALFTPYEIWVEASNRLGSTTSDIITLDILDVVTTDPPSDVHVSRVGDLEDQLSVRWSSPPALKDFLFQAKYQIRYRVEDSTEWKVVDDVGNQTSCRLAGLKPGTVYFVQIRCNPFGIYGSKKAGIWSDWSNPTAASTPRSERITGVCDPKSGEQNSTLRRELKQFFGWVKKHAYGCSNLSIKLYDQWRVWLQKSHKTRNQVLPGDKL, translated from the exons ATCCTGCTGTAATAACCCCACAAGACCCAACCCTAATGATAGGATCATCACTAACCGCAGCTTGCTTAGTGGACTCTGACTTAAACCTGAGAGCAGAGGACCTGTTCTGGACCCTTAATGGGAGGAGGCTCCCTGCAGAGCTCTATAAGATACTGAACGGCACAGCCTTGAGTGTGGCCTTGAATAACCTGAATGGATCCAAGCAGCAGTCAGGAGATAACCTGGTGTGTCACAGCAAAGACGGGAGAATCCTGGCGGGCTCATGTCTATATGTTGGAT TGGCACCAGAGAAACCAACCAATATTACGTGCTGGTCAAAGAACATGAAAGACTTAACCTGCAAGTGGGTTCCTGGGAGTGAAGGAGAGACCTACCTGCACACCAACTACACTTTGAAATACAAACTCAG GTGGTATGGCAGAGATAATACATGTGTAGAATATCATACCATGGGACAGTATTCCTGCCACATCCCTAAGGATCTTGCCCTATTTACGCCATACGAGATTTGGGTGGAAGCTTCAAACAGATTGGGATCCACAACTTCTGACATAATAACCCTGGACATTCTTGATGTGG TCACCACAGACCCACCATCAGATGTCCATGTGAGTCGAGTTGGGGACTTGGAGGATCAGCTCAGTGTACGCTGGAGTTCCCCCCCTGCTTTGAAGGACTTTTTGTTTCAAGCCAAATACCAGATCCGATATAGAGTAGAAGATAGTACAGAATGGAAG GTAGTTGATGATGTGGGTAACCAGACTTCTTGCCGCCTTGCTGGATTGAAACCGGGAACTGTCTACTTTGTTCAGATCCGGTGTAACCCATTTGGGATTTATGGGTCTAAAAAAGCAGGCATCTGGAGTGATTGGAGCAATCCAACTGCCGCCTCTACTCCAAGAAGTG AGAGGATAACGGGGGTATGCGATCCAAAGAGTGGGGAGCAGAATTCCACCCTACGACGGGAGTTGAAGCAATTCTTCGGATGGGTGAAGAAACATGCATATGGTTGCTCCAACCTTAGCATCAAGCTGTATGACCAGTGGAGGGTGTGGCTGCAGAAATCACACAAAACACGGAACCAG